One region of Drosophila teissieri strain GT53w chromosome 2L, Prin_Dtei_1.1, whole genome shotgun sequence genomic DNA includes:
- the LOC122626186 gene encoding uncharacterized protein LOC122626186, which translates to MAAYKKYSLVVLFLAYCLNEVLASHPTRQEAEEDMSKFMSVLRQEQFVAGSPRFNDVLGNARAIVQYQDKGFIGIRSIFQWMTSPNPRNDGVYNFMQFYTDESSGYIGIQNYDKSSKFTILFSVWDALDAFPGDDFACETFGGEGVGYKCSNSTFPLVSNAIYFLDVQIEGSTFRGYISDPQENLDSVTSNQVTRHLIGEIITPHEKLTNLIPFGYYNENYRDKDTCREAFELVTVNQAPHQYTKYGHASTKFTEAYLYNSECEVENILVALTADKKSTIYFTRPTGLDLNN; encoded by the coding sequence ATGGctgcatataaaaaatattcctTAGTTGTCCTATTCCTGGCTTACTGCCTGAATGAAGTCCTGGCTAGCCATCCTACTCGCCAGGAAGCAGAGGAAGACATGTCCAAGTTCATGAGTGTCCTGCGGCAGGAGCAATTTGTTGCTGGCTCACCTCGATTCAACGATGTCCTGGGCAACGCCAGGGCCATTGTCCAGTATCAGGACAAAGGATTCATTGGAATCCGGAGCATTTTCCAGTGGATGACCAGCCCGAATCCTCGCAACGATGGCGTGTACAACTTTATGCAGTTCTACACTGACGAATCGAGTGGCTATATAGGCATTCAGAACTACGACAAGAGCTCCAAGTTTACGATCCTGTTTTCCGTTTGGGATGCACTAGATGCATTTCCGGGTGACGATTTCGCGTGCGAAACTTTCGGCGGAGAGGGCGTTGGCTATAAGTGCTCCAATAGCACGTTCCCGCTGGTCAGCAATGCCATATACTTCCTCGATGTGCAGATCGAGGGCTCTACCTTCAGGGGCTATATCTCGGATCCGCAGGAGAACCTCGACAGTGTGACCAGCAACCAGGTGACCCGTCACTTGATTGGCGAGATCATCACTCCGCACGAAAAGCTGACTAACCTCATACCCTTCGGATACTACAACGAGAACTATCGCGACAAGGACACCTGCAGGGAGGCCTTTGAACTGGTCACCGTCAACCAGGCTCCCCATCAATATACGAAGTATGGCCATGCCAGCACCAAGTTCACCGAGGCCTATCTCTACAACTCGGAGTGCGAGGTGGAGAATATCTTGGTGGCTCTGACGGCGGACAAGAAGAGCACCATCTACTTCACCAGACCCACTGGCTTGGATCTTAATAATTGA
- the LOC122620652 gene encoding uncharacterized protein LOC122620652 has product MRSMESSRKKRIVPLSADLLRDIMTHGNEYQTPSGSYKEVEPVGDTRAACRSGATHSPQSPPPDTRRRTEGLADGPIVVNPPVAIAFLPRSKSKKQKPIVKEQKEEVKESLVELWVRDPPAKIVAQKVRRSFAPDRGSSEELTPSGMWTKMETRMESLENEVLELRKLLSIQTSSDQNEKPIGGGSHGLNRSQSTLSLGFKSSSDLRRTHSSSELHLRDGQSKRQLYCDMQMHLVNMIVVPKSRTSLLLNQRKELNSHLGGCLGHWRHQYSDEDWLRDFEAAVFLNRNSAEAERRSKNVRRQ; this is encoded by the coding sequence ATGAGGTCGATGGAATCCTCCCGTAAGAAGCGAATTGTGCCACTTTCAGCGGATTTGCTAAGGGACATCATGACCCACGGGAATGAGTATCAAACGCCAAGTGGAAGCTATAAAGAGGTGGAGCCAGTGGGTGATACCAGAGCAGCCTGTCGATCTGGGGCAACCCATTCCCCACAATCCCCTCCACCTGATACGAGGCGACGCACTGAAGGACTTGCCGATGGACCCATTGTGGTGAATCCTCCCGTTGCAATTGCCTTCCTCCCCAGATCCAAATCCAAAAAGCAGAAGCCGATTGTTAAGGAGCAAAAGGAAGAGGTCAAGGAATCATTGGTTGAGCTCTGGGTGAGGGATCCCCCTGCCAAAATAGTGGCCCAAAAGGTTCGCCGATCCTTTGCCCCGGATAGAGGAAGTTCGGAAGAGCTGACACCCAGTGGGATGTGGACCAAAATGGAGACACGCATGGAATCCTTGGAGAATGAAGTGCTCGAACTGCGGAAGTTGTTGTCAATCCAGACCAGCTCCGATCAGAATGAAAAGCCCATCGGGGGCGGGTCACACGGCTTAAATCGATCGCAGTCCACTCTGTCGCTGGGCTTCAAGTCGAGCTCTGACCTGAGGCGCACCCATTCCTCGAGTGAATTGCATCTGCGAGATGGGCAGTCCAAGAGGCAGCTGTACTGCGACATGCAGATGCACCTGGTCAACATGATAGTCGTGCCCAAGTCACGCACCTCGCTGCTTCTCAACCAGCGAAAGGAGCTGAACTCCCACTTGGGCGGATGCCTGGGCCATTGGCGGCATCAGTACTCGGATGAGGATTGGTTGCGGGACTTCGAGGCGGCTGTCTTCCTCAATAGAAACTCCGCCGAGGCCGAGAGGCGCTCCAAGAATGTGCGTCGTCAGTGA
- the LOC122620660 gene encoding uncharacterized protein LOC122620660, with protein sequence MPVIKKFCYCFSLRSGAYTIAYAGLTIDILDSVATIYTESQYCGDILLLWIISTVWNILSAMILLTALHRDNPHLLPVHLVTCLCGLILEMTNHMWIASLGITDYILMSYAFFLIAFVAADVVVVLSYYQSEI encoded by the exons ATGCCAGTAATCAAGAAGTTCTGCTATTGTTTTAGTCTAAGAAGTGGCGCTTATACAATTGCGTATGCAGGTCTTACAATAGACATATTAGATTCAGTAGCCACTATATATACTGAGTCGCAGTATTGCGGTGATATATTGCTCCTCTGGATAATTTCCACCGTTTGGAATATCCTATCCGCAATGATTCTCTTGACTGCACTTCATCGG GATAATCCGCACCTGCTTCCGGTCCACCTGGTGACTTGTCTCTGTGGCCTGATCCTCGAGATGACCAACCACATGTGGATTGCCTCCCTCGGTATCACCGACTACATTTTGATGTCCTATGCGTTCTTTTTGATTGCCT TTGTAGCTGCGGACGTCGTGGTCGTGCTCAGCTACTACCAATCCGAGATTTAG